One genomic region from Lacerta agilis isolate rLacAgi1 chromosome 13, rLacAgi1.pri, whole genome shotgun sequence encodes:
- the LOC117057159 gene encoding uncharacterized protein LOC117057159 isoform X3, with amino-acid sequence MMGLEGGLYGCDDPAYWRAVLNVYQDVVMAKGSKQGKTISLDKWYQEELPVAVSGRKDKHLTKEELVRLMEWKLSRGKFRPRLQQLVATNSSEMVESCTRKAFQLLPDIAAAMTELCKLKAVGPATASAILTSGAPEAAAFMADEAVESLPGLVPVQYTLKHYLLYLDGIQSCVKKLNEAHILITAVPAQAMDSATG; translated from the exons ATGATGGGGCTGGAAGGAGGACTTTATGGATGTGATGACCCTGCATACTGGAGAGCAGTTTTGAATGTTTACCAGGATGTGGTCATGGCCAAAGGGAGCAAGCAGGGAAAAACCATTTCCTTGGATAAATG GTATCAAGAGGAGCTGCCAGTTGCTGTTTCCGGGCGGAAGGACAAACACTTGACAAAAGAAGAGCTGGTGAGGCTGATGGAATGGAAGCTTTCC AGAGGCAAGTTTCGCCCTCGACTCCAGCAGCTGGTGGCCACTAATTCCAGCGAGATGGTGGAGAGCTGCACCAGAAAAGCCTTCCAGCTTCTCCCTGACATAGCAGCTGCCATGACTGAGCTGTGCAAACTCAAGGCTGTGGGTCCCGCCACAGCTTCAG CGATTCTGACTTCCGGAGCCCCGGAAGCAGCTGCCTTTATGGCCGACGAAGCAGTAGAGTCTCTGCCAGGCCTTGTCCCTGTCCAGTACACCCTCAAGCACTACCTGCTCTACCTTGACGGAATCCAGAGCTGTGTCAAGAAGCTAAACGAAG cACATATCCTAATCACAGCAGTGCCCGCTCAAGCCATGGACTCTGCCACAGGATGA
- the LOC117057159 gene encoding uncharacterized protein LOC117057159 isoform X1 has product MMGLEGGLYGCDDPAYWRAVLNVYQDVVMAKGSKQGKTISLDKWYQEELPVAVSGRKDKHLTKEELVRLMEWKLSRGKFRPRLQQLVATNSSEMVESCTRKAFQLLPDIAAAMTELCKLKAVGPATASAILTSGAPEAAAFMADEAVESLPGLVPVQYTLKHYLLYLDGIQSCVKKLNEADAEQAWTPHRVEMCLWAWAIGSKLQLPSLQVLGGEEAKAGDGAGAGRPKKKRKAT; this is encoded by the exons ATGATGGGGCTGGAAGGAGGACTTTATGGATGTGATGACCCTGCATACTGGAGAGCAGTTTTGAATGTTTACCAGGATGTGGTCATGGCCAAAGGGAGCAAGCAGGGAAAAACCATTTCCTTGGATAAATG GTATCAAGAGGAGCTGCCAGTTGCTGTTTCCGGGCGGAAGGACAAACACTTGACAAAAGAAGAGCTGGTGAGGCTGATGGAATGGAAGCTTTCC AGAGGCAAGTTTCGCCCTCGACTCCAGCAGCTGGTGGCCACTAATTCCAGCGAGATGGTGGAGAGCTGCACCAGAAAAGCCTTCCAGCTTCTCCCTGACATAGCAGCTGCCATGACTGAGCTGTGCAAACTCAAGGCTGTGGGTCCCGCCACAGCTTCAG CGATTCTGACTTCCGGAGCCCCGGAAGCAGCTGCCTTTATGGCCGACGAAGCAGTAGAGTCTCTGCCAGGCCTTGTCCCTGTCCAGTACACCCTCAAGCACTACCTGCTCTACCTTGACGGAATCCAGAGCTGTGTCAAGAAGCTAAACGAAG CTGATGCAGAACAGGCCTGGACACCTCACCGTGTGGAGATGTGCCTCTGGGCTTGGGCCATTGGCAGCAAGCTACAGCTGCCTTCGTTGCAGGTTCTAGGTGGAGAGGAAGCAAAGGCAGGGGATGGAGCAGGAGCAGGCAGGCCtaagaagaaaaggaaagcaacatGA
- the LOC117057159 gene encoding uncharacterized protein LOC117057159 isoform X2, translating to MMGLEGGLYGCDDPAYWRAVLNVYQDVVMAKGSKQGKTISLDKWYQEELPVAVSGRKDKHLTKEELRGKFRPRLQQLVATNSSEMVESCTRKAFQLLPDIAAAMTELCKLKAVGPATASAILTSGAPEAAAFMADEAVESLPGLVPVQYTLKHYLLYLDGIQSCVKKLNEADAEQAWTPHRVEMCLWAWAIGSKLQLPSLQVLGGEEAKAGDGAGAGRPKKKRKAT from the exons ATGATGGGGCTGGAAGGAGGACTTTATGGATGTGATGACCCTGCATACTGGAGAGCAGTTTTGAATGTTTACCAGGATGTGGTCATGGCCAAAGGGAGCAAGCAGGGAAAAACCATTTCCTTGGATAAATG GTATCAAGAGGAGCTGCCAGTTGCTGTTTCCGGGCGGAAGGACAAACACTTGACAAAAGAAGAGCTG AGAGGCAAGTTTCGCCCTCGACTCCAGCAGCTGGTGGCCACTAATTCCAGCGAGATGGTGGAGAGCTGCACCAGAAAAGCCTTCCAGCTTCTCCCTGACATAGCAGCTGCCATGACTGAGCTGTGCAAACTCAAGGCTGTGGGTCCCGCCACAGCTTCAG CGATTCTGACTTCCGGAGCCCCGGAAGCAGCTGCCTTTATGGCCGACGAAGCAGTAGAGTCTCTGCCAGGCCTTGTCCCTGTCCAGTACACCCTCAAGCACTACCTGCTCTACCTTGACGGAATCCAGAGCTGTGTCAAGAAGCTAAACGAAG CTGATGCAGAACAGGCCTGGACACCTCACCGTGTGGAGATGTGCCTCTGGGCTTGGGCCATTGGCAGCAAGCTACAGCTGCCTTCGTTGCAGGTTCTAGGTGGAGAGGAAGCAAAGGCAGGGGATGGAGCAGGAGCAGGCAGGCCtaagaagaaaaggaaagcaacatGA